Proteins found in one Aneurinibacillus uraniidurans genomic segment:
- a CDS encoding MerR family transcriptional regulator: MQSNSMWMTSKDVAEKLDVSVRTIRNWIENFSAYMVLQKNSQGHFLLSEQAFALLVEIKRMKDSGVPTLREVEELLVLEKIVPEHRSVEFSDHTFEEEDLLPNHVSSRLNEIETKLARQLADVSREITDVFNQSVSELSKPHAEELSPAPAPDLLVTQYYKEILRKMDEMEKKQEDLRLEMRKMNFEIQMVGAIQKQEEKKKKRFRWPLFSFAKSAVK; the protein is encoded by the coding sequence ATGCAAAGCAATAGCATGTGGATGACCTCGAAAGACGTAGCCGAAAAACTCGATGTAAGCGTACGTACTATTCGCAACTGGATCGAAAACTTCAGCGCCTATATGGTACTCCAGAAAAACAGTCAGGGACACTTCCTCCTAAGCGAACAGGCATTTGCACTACTTGTAGAAATTAAACGCATGAAAGATTCCGGTGTCCCGACTCTGCGTGAAGTGGAAGAATTGCTTGTGCTCGAAAAAATCGTACCCGAACACCGATCGGTTGAATTTTCCGATCATACGTTTGAGGAAGAGGATCTACTTCCCAATCACGTTTCAAGTCGCCTCAACGAAATCGAAACCAAACTCGCCCGCCAGCTAGCGGACGTCTCACGTGAGATCACAGATGTATTCAATCAATCTGTTTCGGAGCTGTCCAAGCCGCATGCAGAAGAGCTGTCTCCTGCTCCAGCCCCTGATCTGCTGGTGACACAGTACTATAAAGAAATCCTCCGTAAAATGGACGAAATGGAGAAAAAGCAAGAAGATCTCCGCCTTGAAATGCGCAAAATGAACTTCGAAATTCAAATGGTCGGAGCCATTCAAAAACAGGAAGAAAAAAAGAAAAAACGTTTCCGCTGGCCGCTGTTTAGCTTCGCTAAATCAGCTGTGAAATAG
- a CDS encoding hemolysin family protein has protein sequence MSTDPLSGLLYIAAVFLLVFLNGFFVAAEFAIVKVRSTRLNQLVMEGNKRASLAKKMTDNLDAYLSATQLGITLASLALGWIGEPAIANMIAPLMHMLNMPDTVMHTVSIAISFLLITFLHIVLGELAPKSLAIQKAESMTLWTAPPLMLFHKVMYPFIWMLNKAAFFFLHFIGIEQSKDHDSAHTEEEIRILMKQSHQSGLIDQTELTLVDNVFEFAERNAREIMIPRTDMVCVFKDNSFDENFQLVMEEMHTRYPVAAEDKDNIIGFVHIKDIYKMYMSDRKNDLSAVIRPVERVPESIHISDLLKQMQRNKSQMAIVIDEYGGTAGLVTVEDILEEIVGEIQDEFDEERPHIELRADTSYSVDGRLLIEEVNDRFGLDVESDDYDTIGGWVFSQVEFPPQVGQTVYGHGYEFQVSEVDHLRIVRLALRKLEEEVNQEETDEDRVYAAETHE, from the coding sequence TTGAGTACTGACCCATTGTCTGGCTTACTTTATATTGCTGCCGTTTTTCTGCTTGTATTTTTAAATGGCTTTTTCGTGGCAGCAGAATTTGCCATTGTTAAAGTGCGGAGCACACGGCTGAATCAGCTTGTGATGGAAGGGAACAAGCGTGCGAGTCTGGCGAAAAAAATGACAGATAATCTTGATGCATACTTGTCAGCAACACAGCTTGGCATTACGCTTGCCTCGCTTGCGCTTGGCTGGATCGGGGAACCGGCGATTGCAAATATGATTGCACCACTGATGCATATGCTAAATATGCCGGATACAGTGATGCATACCGTATCGATCGCTATTTCTTTCCTGCTCATTACATTCTTGCATATCGTGCTTGGGGAGCTTGCCCCGAAGTCACTGGCAATTCAAAAAGCAGAGTCAATGACACTGTGGACAGCACCACCTCTTATGCTGTTCCATAAAGTTATGTATCCGTTTATCTGGATGCTGAACAAAGCCGCATTTTTCTTCCTGCATTTTATTGGAATCGAACAGTCGAAAGACCATGATTCTGCTCATACGGAGGAAGAAATCAGAATTTTGATGAAGCAGAGTCATCAGAGCGGTCTGATTGACCAGACGGAACTGACGCTTGTGGATAATGTGTTTGAATTTGCAGAGCGTAATGCACGCGAAATTATGATTCCACGGACCGATATGGTATGTGTATTTAAAGATAACTCATTCGATGAGAACTTCCAGCTGGTAATGGAAGAAATGCACACTCGTTATCCGGTAGCGGCCGAAGATAAGGATAACATTATCGGGTTTGTTCATATTAAGGACATTTATAAAATGTATATGAGTGACCGTAAGAATGACCTGTCTGCCGTAATTCGACCGGTTGAGAGAGTACCAGAATCCATTCATATTAGCGATCTGCTTAAGCAGATGCAGCGCAATAAATCACAGATGGCCATTGTGATTGATGAATACGGTGGAACGGCTGGACTTGTCACGGTAGAAGACATTCTCGAAGAAATCGTCGGTGAGATTCAGGATGAATTTGATGAGGAGCGGCCGCATATTGAGTTGCGGGCTGATACGTCATACTCGGTTGATGGACGTCTGCTGATTGAAGAAGTGAATGATCGCTTCGGTCTTGATGTAGAATCAGATGATTATGATACGATTGGTGGATGGGTATTTTCGCAAGTAGAATTTCCGCCGCAGGTCGGGCAAACTGTATACGGTCACGGTTACGAATTCCAGGTGAGTGAAGTAGACCATCTGCGTATTGTACGTTTAGCCCTGCGTAAGCTTGAAGAGGAAGTGAATCAGGAAGAAACGGACGAAGATCGTGTCTATGCTGCCGAAACGCATGAGTAG
- a CDS encoding cold-shock protein, giving the protein MAFMRARQQLEEVPLFEIVVWSCENESCNGWMRQDYSFIAQPDCPLCQSRMNMENRMLPQLSHYAGP; this is encoded by the coding sequence ATGGCATTCATGCGTGCGCGTCAGCAGTTGGAAGAAGTGCCGTTATTTGAAATAGTGGTATGGAGCTGTGAAAATGAATCTTGTAACGGCTGGATGCGCCAGGATTATTCATTCATTGCACAACCGGATTGCCCGCTCTGTCAGTCTCGGATGAACATGGAAAATCGTATGCTGCCGCAGTTGTCCCATTATGCTGGACCGTAG
- a CDS encoding response regulator codes for MQTINILLIEDHVIVRSGLTLFLHSQPSIKVIGEAADGQEGLKLLHVIQPDLIITDLSMPKGMDGFTALQEIRRSFPDIPVLILTMHDDEIYVKQAIRLGADGLVLKQTDTQQLLEAIYAITQGHKYFDTTFPADLIAQFQREVTEEGNKKTLTAREEEIVRLTARGYTNKEISEQLFISVKTVENHKTSAMKKLQLTTRADLVQYAIEHGMLNVYKPT; via the coding sequence ATGCAGACGATTAACATTTTACTAATTGAAGATCATGTCATTGTTCGCTCCGGGCTGACCCTATTCTTACATAGCCAGCCTTCTATCAAAGTGATCGGTGAAGCGGCTGACGGACAGGAAGGACTCAAGCTTCTTCATGTCATCCAGCCTGATCTAATTATTACCGATCTGTCCATGCCCAAAGGAATGGACGGATTCACAGCCTTACAAGAAATTAGGCGCTCGTTTCCTGACATTCCCGTGCTAATTCTGACCATGCATGATGACGAAATTTACGTAAAACAAGCAATACGACTTGGAGCAGACGGTCTCGTCCTCAAACAGACCGATACGCAGCAATTACTGGAAGCTATTTATGCCATTACACAAGGTCACAAATACTTTGATACGACGTTCCCTGCTGACCTCATCGCCCAATTTCAGCGTGAAGTAACGGAAGAAGGCAATAAAAAAACCCTGACAGCTCGCGAAGAAGAAATCGTTCGCTTAACAGCCAGGGGCTATACAAACAAGGAAATTTCCGAGCAGCTGTTCATCAGTGTGAAAACTGTCGAAAATCATAAAACAAGTGCCATGAAAAAATTGCAGCTTACGACACGGGCTGATCTTGTCCAGTACGCGATTGAACATGGGATGCTTAACGTATACAAACCGACCTGA